AAAAGAGCGATCGTTCTCCCGGTTGACGGAGTGGAAGAGGCTGCCGAGGTAGTTTCGGGACAAGGCAGGCCCCGCCAGGGATGGTACCAGAGTTTTGAACGGGCCCACGGCTATGTGTGTTCGGGCCTGTTTGCCTCTCTGGGTTTCTGGCAGGTTCTCTGGCAAAAGCAGGGATTGGCCATGCACGACAAGATCGCCGACACCACGGTGATCCGGCTTCCCAAAAAGAAACGCATCGAGAAACCCGGAAACACTCGCGGTAAGGGGTGGAGAATAAAAAAAGTTTAAGGCAGTAGATAGAGTTGAGGGAAGGAAGGGAGTCAACTTTATACGTTTATACGCCCCGGCCCCAATGTTTGCCCGAATCCATGCGGGTATGTCTGCCGGCCCTTTTTTTACGGCAAGGAAGGATCAGAGCAGCTTGAATATGAACAGGAAAAGAACGACTACCGGAGCGAACGTCGCAAATGCGTGTTTGTAGAGAATCTCGAGGGGCAGAATCCGGTCAATCAGCCATTCCATTGTCTTTGCCCTGGCGCGAATATCCGCTTTCATCTTGCGCATCAAAAGAAAAATAGGGTGAAAAGGTGAAAGGAAAAGCAGGAAAGATACAATCAGGTAAGCAACGATCCCGAGGTGAACCAGGATACCGGAACCGAAGTCGCCGAACTTGATGCTACGGATAATCAACAGGCTCAATCCGAAGCCGCAAGCCGCGTTGTAATAAGAGAACTGAAGCAGATACTCGGCGAGGGGTCGCAAGCCGCCACACTTATCCGGATTCGTCAGGTTGAGATTCAGGCGGTAGTTGCGTACCGCCCGGCGGAACTCGCGGATAAAAACCAGCTCCCGGGCAAAGATGGTGAAAAACATGTACCAGGCGGGGATCCAGATGAGAAAGATTTTCAGGTAATGAAAGGCGGATCCCCGGTCCACCGCGCCGCCCCAGGCGTTGCCTCCGAGAATCTGCACGAAGTGGACCGCCGCCAGTCCGAGCGCGAGCATGACGGCGAGAGTCGTGATCGTTTTGTTGAACACACGTTTGTGCAGTACATGGGCGGCAAAGTCGGGCAAATCCGGCGCTTTTGCCAGAGAAACGCCGTTCTGATGAAGGCGCAGAAACAGGTAGGGCAGCCTTGCCGCCAGCCAGACAAAGAAAAAAAACGTGATCGGAATCATGGAAAAGTCGTACAATGCGTCCAGCCAACCGCTGGGGGGGCCGATGATTCCCTTAGCGCCGGGGGAAAAAACGACACCGCCCGCCAGGTAGGTCAACGCCACGAGGAAAAACCCGGCCAAACCGCTTTTCAGGGGGGATAAACGCAGCTTGTTGATCATAAAGCCGGCAAGGGGGTCTGTTTTAAACGCCTGCAAATAGCGTTCGCGCGCAATCCGCAACATGTCGACCTTTTTGCTGAAACTCCGGTAGTGAGCGTCGATTTTAGCCGTGGTCATGATCGTGCGCTCCTTTGTCTGATCCGGGGCTCCGTTGGTGACCGAGAACCCATTGCCGGAACGAGCGGATCACCCGGTGTCCCTTGGTATTCAGGGAAGAGATGTTACAGCCTGGATAATGGTTGCCCATCTCCTTCAGGGTCAGGCCGTTCTTGAGCCGGAAAAGAAAGAAATCGGCGGCTTTTTTCTTGGTCACCCATTTCGCGCGGCCATACGTTTCCTCGATGAAATAGAATATCTCTTTGCGGATTTGTTCCCAGGACAGGCCCTGCCAATCGTTGTTGTCCGGTTCACCCGGATCCTTAGCCTCCTTTTCCCCGGAAATCTCCCCGGACTGGATGTCGTGCAGGATCAACATGAATGGATCCTGCACCAGTCGATTGTGCATTTTCTGCAGTCGTGACTGCTGGTTGATGGTATTGCGGATATGATTCCGCAGTGCTTTCTTTAAATAGTTGGACAACTCGTTTTGCGGTCTCTTTTCAATCGAGATGAACTTTTCGGGGTGGCGTTGAAAATAGTCCAGCAACCGTTCCAGTGCCGCGGCGGAAATATCGGCCATTTCATCCGGGTCATAAAAGCCCCGCTGCCGCAACTCTTTTTCCCCGGATCTGATCAGTTCCATGTAATGGCCCTTGTCCGATAAATAACGGCAGAAGTCCATCCCACCATTATATATACAACGCAACACTCAATCCATAACACTTCGGTCATAGAATAAATTTGATTTGTAGTTGTTCTGGAAGCAGATCTCTGAAAAAGGGAAATCACTGCAAAAGGAGGGAAAATGCAGAAGACCAGGAGCAGAATGCTTCAGATGACAGTGTGGGGGGTGATGCTTTTGCTCATCGTCCCATGGGGCTGCAAAAAATCTTCGGAAACCGAGAATCCCGACCGGTATGCGTTGACCGTATCCGTGAGTACGGGGGTATCCGGCAGCCCCGCCGCCGGCAACACCACGTACGGGGTTGGAACTCTTGTCAACTATGACTATGCGACAGAGCAGGGGTACAAAGATCTGGAGGTGATATTGGATGACCAGGCGGTTGCGGAATCGGGCGTGATTACCATGGACCGCAACCACACGTTGCAGGCCTCGGCCACGAGAATCGCCTACATGCAAGGCGATTGGCTGATCGACATATCCTGGACATCGGGGAACTGCAACGTGGAAGATGTCATCGATTTTTCCTGCACAGGAACCCAGGATGGCGGAAACTTCACCCTCACCCTGGAGGATATTCCGGTTGGAGAAGCCGAGATGGACCTGGTTCTGAGCGGTCCCATCGATGAGGCCGGCAACTTTACGCTCAGCGGAAGTCAGTCCGTCACCACCGGCGGTATGACGTACATTTTTGAGTTTTCCGGAAGCGGAAAAATGGACGGTGAGGATTACTTTGACTCCACGGTGGACCTGGCCATCACCTTAGAGGAAATGTCCCAGACCTGCAACCATCACGGTACCTTGATCGGCACCCGGATTCAGTAAACAATCTCTGCGGAAGAAAGGGGCCCGGAGCAATTCCGGGCCTCTTTTCCCCGGGAAACCGCCCGCCTCACAGACCGCCCGGGACCTTTTTACAAGCGTCCCCAGTTCGATGTTCGATAATGCCGAGACCCCAACCAAGGGGCGAAAAATTTTTCGCCCCGACATTTCAACCAATGCATCACTCTATGCATAGGGGCGGTTCGCGAACCGCTCCTGCCTCTCGCGCCCCGCCAGAACCGGTCGCGGCGTTACTTGACTATAATTCCGGTTTGCAAAACACCCGGGTGTAGGCGGGAAAGCAGCCATGACTCGCATGCAGGGTGAACCCGGTTTCCCCGGCCAGGCGCTCCACCCGGCGGGGCAACAGGAAATCGGGATCCGGCAATGCTTCCGTCACCAGCAACAATCCCCCGGGCTTGAGGCGCGCGAACAACTCAGCCAGGGCGGCGGCCTTGTCGCGGATTTCCCCCAGCACGGTGACCAGCACGGCGCGATCGAATTGCTCCTGCCCTTCCAGCGCGCCTTCCCCCAGGCCGCCCTGGAGCGGATGAACGTTTTCCAATCCCTCCCGCCGGACCCGCGCGTCAAGCCGCCGCAGCATGTCCGCCTGCAGGTCCAGGCCGACCACTTCGCCCCGCGGGCCGACGCGGCGGGCGAAGGGAATGGCCAGGCGTCCGGGCCCGCAGCCCGCGTCCAATACGCGCATGCCGGGTCGCAGGTCCATGTACCGCATCAGCCGTTCGGCCCCGGCGTAGCGGCGCGTGACGGGGTTGTCCAGCACAAAAGAAAACCAGGACGGGCATGCCCCGCCCCGCAGCCGCCTTACCAGCAGGGCCGCCAACCCCGCTACGGCGATCCCCCCGATCCACATGGTTGTGCGCTTCATTTCACTTTTCCACTACCACTCCCCCTCCCCGCCTGTCAAGCACCGGCCGATTTTAAAAAAACCACGGAATACACGGAACACACGGAAAAACAGGTAGCAGGAGACAGTCCCCTTGCCCCTCGCCAATCGCCAATAGCCCCTCGCCAATGGTCCAATCATCACAGATCGGACGGAGCGGCAGCGATGCTCCGGCCGATAACCTCATCACCGGACTTGAAGTTCCCCCATCACCGTTCTTTACTTTTTCCGGCTTTCAATCCTGGACGAAAGAGAGGAAGTTTTCCGGAGTAATGGAGTGAAAGATACTGCCGGGGTAATTCCGGGCAAACGCGTTGGGGAGGGAAGCGCTTTTTGTTGGGTTCCACTTGAACTCATACGCGTAAAGCCGGCCGTCCCGTTCCTCGATGTAGTCGATCTCCTGCTGGGTGTGGGTGCGCCAGAAAAAGAGGTTGGCAAAGCGGAGGCGGTACTCGTTGGTTTTGCGCCGTTCGCTGATCAGGAAATTTTCCCACAGGGCGCCGATATCCTGACGCAACTGCGGGGGATTGAAATTGTTGATGATGGCATTGCGGACTCCGTTGTCATAGAAGTAGATCTTACGTCCCTTTTTAATTTCGTTGCGAGCATTCCGGGACAATGAGGGCAGCTTGAACACCACGAAGGCTTTTTCCAGAAGGTCGATGTAGCGCTCGACAGTGACGGGATCGATAGCGATGAGTTGGCCCAGTTCCCGGTATACCACTTCCTGGCCGACCTGCAGGGCCAGAGCCTGGAGAAGCTTTTCCAGGATGACCGGCTTGCGGATGGTTTCCTGGATGAACAAGTCCTTGTAGAGGTAACTGGAAGAGAGTTGACTGAGGATCTCCCGTTCATGCCCTGGATTCATGACCACATCCGGATATTGGCCGTAAACCAGGCGGTGTTCAAGCAGGGGCCTTTCCTGCAGTTCACCGAAGT
This sequence is a window from Candidatus Aminicenantes bacterium. Protein-coding genes within it:
- a CDS encoding ATP-binding protein; this translates as MIARELEGLIRERLFRAKAIVVIGPRQVGKTTLLRKIVAPFQDQTLWINGDDPHARQRLAGVGIAELEVLIGSKRIVVVDEAQRISDIGLTLKMLVDHSPGVQLLVTGSSSLDLAGETREPLTGRKFEFFMYPLSCAELFKHFGELQERPLLEHRLVYGQYPDVVMNPGHEREILSQLSSSYLYKDLFIQETIRKPVILEKLLQALALQVGQEVVYRELGQLIAIDPVTVERYIDLLEKAFVVFKLPSLSRNARNEIKKGRKIYFYDNGVRNAIINNFNPPQLRQDIGALWENFLISERRKTNEYRLRFANLFFWRTHTQQEIDYIEERDGRLYAYEFKWNPTKSASLPNAFARNYPGSIFHSITPENFLSFVQD
- a CDS encoding class I SAM-dependent methyltransferase; protein product: MKRTTMWIGGIAVAGLAALLVRRLRGGACPSWFSFVLDNPVTRRYAGAERLMRYMDLRPGMRVLDAGCGPGRLAIPFARRVGPRGEVVGLDLQADMLRRLDARVRREGLENVHPLQGGLGEGALEGQEQFDRAVLVTVLGEIRDKAAALAELFARLKPGGLLLVTEALPDPDFLLPRRVERLAGETGFTLHASHGCFPAYTRVFCKPEL